In Flavobacteriales bacterium, one genomic interval encodes:
- the ade gene encoding adenine deaminase — translation MDEQTITGNYVDIPNERIFPADVIIANGRIKSITELADPVEGYLLPGFIDAHVHVESSMLVPSEFARLAVTHGTVATISDPHEIANVLGVEGVEYMIENGKKVPFHFFFGAPSCVPATQFETAGAVVDSHQVGALMERKEIVYLSEVMDFPGVLNGTFEVMKKIAHARRLDKPVDGHAPGLRGEDARKYIAAGISTDHECFTAEEALDKLKYGMLIQIREGSAAKNFDALIGLLNDHAGKMMFCSDDKHPDGLVTGHINVLCARAIAHGVDLFKVLRTACCVPVEHYKLPVGQLRVSDPADMILVKDLMHFRVLRTWIKGQLVAIDGNTLIKSVPAERPNNFNCSPKQVSEFKVPGTDKDLLVIEALDGQLITRKKYIAPTVIAGACVADPTKDLLKIAVVNRYDNKPIALGWITNFGLKRGAIAGSVAHDSHNIVAVGTNDEDLCTAINLVIHERGGISLANRDQHRILPLPVAGIMTDADAHIVADAYAAMDREAKDLGSTLGSPYMTLSFMALLVIPHLKMSDLGLFDGDTFQLVKAL, via the coding sequence ATGGATGAACAGACCATTACCGGCAACTATGTCGATATTCCGAACGAACGCATTTTTCCAGCTGATGTGATCATTGCGAATGGTCGGATCAAGAGCATTACGGAACTGGCCGATCCGGTAGAAGGCTATCTTCTACCAGGCTTCATAGATGCCCATGTGCACGTGGAAAGCAGCATGTTGGTACCCAGTGAATTCGCCCGGTTAGCGGTAACTCACGGCACGGTTGCCACGATCAGCGATCCACATGAGATCGCCAATGTGCTGGGCGTGGAAGGCGTGGAATACATGATCGAGAACGGCAAAAAGGTGCCCTTCCATTTCTTCTTCGGGGCACCCAGTTGTGTTCCAGCAACACAATTCGAGACCGCTGGAGCCGTGGTTGATTCCCATCAAGTTGGCGCTTTGATGGAGCGAAAAGAGATCGTCTATCTCAGCGAGGTCATGGACTTCCCTGGCGTTTTGAACGGCACTTTTGAGGTAATGAAAAAGATCGCCCATGCGAGGCGCTTGGATAAACCTGTAGATGGCCATGCGCCTGGTCTGCGCGGCGAGGATGCACGGAAATATATTGCAGCAGGCATAAGCACCGATCACGAATGCTTCACAGCGGAAGAAGCTCTCGATAAGTTGAAGTACGGTATGTTGATCCAGATCCGTGAGGGCAGCGCAGCCAAGAACTTCGATGCCTTGATCGGTTTATTGAATGATCATGCTGGCAAAATGATGTTCTGTAGCGATGACAAACATCCGGACGGTCTGGTTACTGGCCACATCAACGTGCTTTGCGCACGCGCGATCGCGCACGGGGTTGATCTGTTCAAGGTTTTACGGACAGCTTGTTGCGTGCCAGTGGAGCACTATAAGCTCCCGGTTGGTCAATTGCGTGTCAGCGACCCTGCGGATATGATCCTCGTGAAGGATCTTATGCATTTCCGCGTACTGCGCACATGGATCAAAGGCCAGTTGGTGGCGATAGATGGGAATACGTTGATCAAAAGCGTACCCGCTGAACGTCCGAACAATTTCAATTGCTCGCCAAAGCAGGTATCCGAATTCAAGGTCCCGGGAACAGATAAAGACCTTCTTGTGATCGAGGCATTGGACGGGCAACTGATCACGCGAAAGAAGTACATCGCCCCTACCGTGATCGCAGGAGCTTGCGTGGCTGACCCCACCAAGGATCTGCTAAAGATCGCCGTGGTTAATCGCTATGACAATAAGCCTATTGCACTAGGTTGGATCACCAATTTTGGGCTTAAACGAGGCGCTATTGCAGGCAGCGTGGCCCATGACAGCCATAATATCGTTGCTGTAGGGACCAACGACGAGGACCTATGCACCGCTATCAATTTGGTGATCCATGAGCGTGGCGGTATCAGCTTGGCGAATAGAGACCAACATCGGATCCTACCGTTACCAGTTGCAGGGATCATGACGGATGCCGATGCGCATATCGTTGCCGACGCATACGCTGCCATGGATCGAGAAGCAAAGGACCTTGGCAGCACGTTGGGTTCGCCCTACATGACACTTTCGTTCATGGCGTTGCTCGTGATACCGCATTTGAAAATGAGTGACCTTGGCTTGTTCGACGGAGATACATTCCAATTGGTGAAAGCACTTTGA
- a CDS encoding DUF4190 domain-containing protein, with amino-acid sequence MFKPIAFFSKFWPLFTLLLIIGCGTSKEFAGDGRFVKRSLRPGWHVDLGIRKNRAHPPTLARETQPNVIENQWNRTYDRSTPCDSDEMLASTGNQVPLAEEYPNSLRSGTVTDPQLEWRATNSNTDQVTEQEDLMPKKKWNHWAIPSLLAALATVFLAFTTLEFIAVIVGIVVTLTFAGIALRRGRVHELAGKGFAIAALLIGVLAALVTVISVASYGF; translated from the coding sequence ATGTTCAAACCGATCGCATTCTTTTCGAAGTTCTGGCCGCTTTTCACCCTGCTGTTGATCATCGGCTGCGGCACCAGCAAAGAATTCGCAGGTGATGGACGATTCGTAAAGCGTTCGCTGCGCCCAGGGTGGCATGTGGATCTTGGAATCCGGAAGAATAGGGCGCACCCTCCGACCCTTGCCCGAGAAACACAACCTAATGTTATTGAGAACCAATGGAATAGGACTTACGACCGGAGCACTCCTTGTGATTCGGACGAAATGTTGGCCAGCACTGGAAACCAAGTTCCTCTCGCTGAGGAGTATCCCAATTCATTACGTTCCGGAACCGTTACCGACCCGCAACTAGAGTGGCGGGCAACCAATTCCAATACCGATCAGGTCACCGAGCAAGAGGATCTGATGCCAAAAAAGAAGTGGAACCATTGGGCCATTCCATCATTATTGGCAGCACTAGCGACTGTGTTCTTGGCCTTTACAACGCTGGAATTCATCGCGGTGATCGTTGGTATCGTAGTAACCTTGACCTTTGCGGGGATCGCGCTACGCCGCGGTAGGGTCCACGAGTTGGCAGGTAAGGGATTTGCGATCGCGGCATTATTGATCGGCGTTCTGGCTGCGTTGGTCACTGTGATCAGCGTGGCATCGTACGGCTTTTGA
- the mutS gene encoding DNA mismatch repair protein MutS, translating to MAKVKSSETPLMTQFNGIKEKYPDAILLFRVGDFYETFGSDAVITARVLGITLTKRNNGGNSEMELAGFPHHSLDNYLPKLVRGGYRVAICDQLEDPKTTKTIVKRGVTEVVTPGVSFSDDLIDQRSNNWLASVCGKDGRYGIAFLDVTTGEFLVAEDDAEQVKKLLAGHAPSELLVPKGGNDAVIAACIAQERTFPLDDWAFTDDFARERLLRQFSTSSLKGFGIEELKLGQRAAGAILHYLGETRHERVSHIDRISWIRPEAHLGLDRFTVRNLELITPVNEGARTLLQAMDTCVTPMGSRSLKRWILLPLLDRTEIEQRLDRVQAFVEGGELSDEIGMELDRISDLERLAGKAAAGRINPREALQMHHALQAAEKIRLRLSDEKGALLIAAKSIDPPLAIAERIASIIELSTPVAVNKGGVVREGVSKELDELRHTSTHAKELLLDVQRRESERSGITSLKVGFNNVFGYYLEVRHTHRDKVPPEWVRKQTLVGAERYITDELKSLEERILGAEERILALEAEIYGGLIDEIIQVVGKVRTAAAGLASLDVLRAFALNAIAFRYNRPVFNDGKVLNITGGRHPVIEQQLAPGVPYVANNVLLDPNDQQMVVITGPNMSGKSALLRQTALTVLMAQVGSYVPAEAAEMGIIDRVFTRVGASDNLSTGESTFMVEMNETASILNNLSDRSLVLLDEIGRGTSTYDGISIAWAIAEYLHEEVGRPKTLFATHYHELNEMAATFPRIRNANVAVREVDGKVLFLRTLEPGGSDRSFGIHVAEMAGMPKRVILRAKKVLSHLEKSHAGNLGGNDDRTGPHVVPKDIEGMGRELQLSIFQLDDPALERIRDEITSLDIDTLTPVEALLKLNEIKRLVHPKKSKLSKV from the coding sequence ATGGCCAAAGTAAAAAGCTCGGAAACCCCATTGATGACGCAATTCAACGGCATCAAAGAGAAGTATCCGGATGCCATACTGCTCTTCAGGGTCGGCGATTTTTACGAAACGTTCGGGAGCGATGCAGTCATTACAGCCCGTGTGCTCGGGATCACGTTGACGAAGCGGAACAACGGGGGAAATTCAGAAATGGAATTGGCCGGGTTTCCCCACCACAGTTTGGATAATTACTTGCCTAAATTGGTACGTGGCGGATACCGAGTTGCGATCTGTGATCAGTTGGAGGATCCGAAGACAACAAAGACCATCGTAAAACGCGGTGTTACTGAAGTAGTTACACCCGGAGTTTCGTTCAGTGATGACCTGATCGATCAGCGTAGCAACAATTGGCTCGCGTCCGTTTGCGGGAAGGATGGTCGATATGGTATCGCATTCCTGGATGTTACAACGGGCGAGTTCCTTGTGGCTGAAGATGATGCTGAACAAGTGAAGAAATTGCTTGCTGGCCATGCACCAAGTGAGTTGCTTGTTCCCAAAGGTGGAAATGATGCGGTGATCGCGGCATGCATTGCACAGGAAAGGACCTTCCCGCTTGACGATTGGGCGTTTACGGATGATTTCGCGCGGGAGCGATTATTGCGGCAATTCAGTACGTCCAGCTTGAAGGGCTTCGGTATTGAAGAACTGAAATTGGGACAGCGTGCAGCAGGTGCGATACTGCATTATCTGGGTGAAACGCGTCATGAACGAGTGTCCCACATTGATCGGATCTCTTGGATCCGGCCGGAAGCCCATCTTGGGTTGGACCGCTTTACTGTTCGCAATCTGGAACTGATCACACCCGTGAATGAGGGTGCGCGCACCTTGCTCCAAGCAATGGATACGTGTGTTACGCCAATGGGGTCACGTTCGTTGAAACGCTGGATCCTGCTGCCATTGTTGGATCGAACTGAGATTGAACAACGTTTGGATCGCGTTCAGGCGTTTGTCGAGGGTGGAGAATTAAGCGATGAGATCGGTATGGAGCTTGATCGGATCAGTGATCTGGAGCGTCTCGCCGGTAAGGCAGCTGCAGGGCGCATTAATCCGAGGGAAGCGCTACAGATGCACCATGCATTGCAAGCCGCTGAGAAGATCCGACTACGCTTGAGTGATGAGAAGGGTGCTTTGTTGATTGCAGCGAAATCGATCGATCCACCATTGGCAATAGCGGAACGGATCGCAAGCATTATAGAATTATCCACGCCGGTCGCAGTGAATAAAGGCGGGGTAGTGAGGGAGGGTGTAAGTAAGGAATTGGACGAATTGCGCCATACCAGTACACATGCGAAGGAATTATTGTTGGACGTGCAACGACGTGAAAGCGAACGTTCCGGCATCACCTCGCTTAAAGTGGGTTTCAACAACGTGTTCGGTTATTATTTGGAAGTGCGTCATACCCATCGGGATAAGGTGCCACCGGAATGGGTCCGTAAACAAACACTTGTAGGTGCCGAACGCTATATAACCGATGAACTGAAGAGCTTGGAGGAGCGCATTCTAGGAGCGGAGGAGCGCATTTTGGCGTTGGAGGCGGAGATCTACGGTGGGTTGATCGACGAGATCATACAGGTGGTAGGCAAAGTGCGGACCGCCGCAGCTGGCTTGGCATCATTGGATGTGCTACGCGCATTTGCGTTGAATGCTATTGCGTTCCGTTATAACCGACCAGTGTTCAACGATGGCAAGGTCTTGAATATCACCGGCGGAAGACATCCCGTGATCGAACAACAGTTGGCTCCTGGGGTTCCGTATGTTGCGAACAATGTTCTCTTGGATCCGAACGATCAACAAATGGTGGTGATAACCGGTCCTAATATGAGCGGTAAATCGGCCTTGTTGCGGCAAACAGCCTTGACTGTTCTCATGGCACAGGTAGGTAGTTATGTGCCGGCCGAAGCTGCGGAAATGGGCATCATTGATCGTGTCTTTACGCGTGTTGGTGCCAGTGATAATCTTTCCACCGGTGAGAGTACGTTCATGGTGGAAATGAACGAAACGGCCAGTATTCTCAATAACTTGAGCGATCGGTCATTGGTCTTGTTGGATGAGATCGGCCGGGGAACAAGCACCTATGATGGTATCTCCATTGCATGGGCAATTGCCGAGTATTTGCACGAGGAAGTAGGTCGTCCGAAAACGCTTTTTGCGACGCACTATCATGAGTTGAATGAAATGGCCGCAACATTCCCAAGGATCCGCAATGCCAATGTTGCAGTGCGTGAAGTCGATGGAAAAGTGTTGTTCCTCCGAACATTGGAACCGGGAGGTAGCGATAGAAGCTTTGGGATCCATGTTGCCGAGATGGCCGGCATGCCCAAAAGGGTAATTCTCCGTGCTAAGAAAGTATTGTCACATTTGGAGAAAAGCCATGCTGGAAATTTAGGTGGGAATGATGATCGGACCGGTCCACACGTTGTTCCAAAGGACATAGAAGGAATGGGCCGAGAGCTGCAGTTGAGCATTTTCCAGTTGGATGATCCTGCGCTGGAAAGGATCAGGGATGAGATCACGAGCCTTGATATTGACACGCTTACACCGGTAGAGGCGTTACTAAAGTTGAATGAGATCAAGCGATTGGTCCATCCAAAGAAGTCAAAGTTGAGCAAGGTGTGA
- a CDS encoding RNA methyltransferase, which produces MEELDRPAPAVNFAAPKRPLIVLLEDVRSRHNVGSIFRTADAFGAERVILCGYTPKPPHREIEKTALGATDSVPWEHAPNARTAVQNLQNQGYTVWSVEQTLNAISLNEIKSATTPTAVVFGNELNGVSDEVIQVCDGSIVIPQHGSKHSLNVSVCAGIVLWWMSSLH; this is translated from the coding sequence ATGGAAGAACTGGATAGACCAGCTCCAGCAGTAAACTTCGCGGCTCCTAAACGGCCTCTTATTGTATTGCTTGAGGATGTACGCAGCAGGCATAATGTTGGTTCGATCTTCCGAACGGCTGATGCATTCGGTGCTGAGCGCGTGATACTCTGTGGATATACACCAAAGCCACCGCATCGCGAGATCGAGAAAACCGCGCTTGGGGCAACCGACTCCGTGCCTTGGGAACACGCACCGAATGCAAGAACAGCTGTTCAAAACCTTCAGAACCAAGGCTATACAGTCTGGTCCGTAGAGCAGACCCTCAATGCTATCTCCTTGAACGAGATCAAAAGCGCTACAACACCGACCGCGGTCGTATTCGGAAATGAGTTGAACGGTGTTTCTGATGAAGTGATCCAGGTGTGTGATGGCAGCATAGTGATCCCTCAACACGGCAGTAAACACTCATTGAACGTCTCCGTATGTGCAGGGATCGTTCTTTGGTGGATGAGTTCACTTCATTGA